A stretch of Kryptolebias marmoratus isolate JLee-2015 linkage group LG24, ASM164957v2, whole genome shotgun sequence DNA encodes these proteins:
- the LOC108230614 gene encoding galectin-3-binding protein B, which produces MDDVGCSGTEIALLQCTFPGWGVHNCGHSEDAGVRCEIWSEAYARDVSNEYVLDHNASLSDQLGELFDSGHDCDLDIQVREDSSTVETICAHRIILSLNPDLKASRPDFHSLSIDVTPDCTQHASTFIRYFYTRRMKITRPSAYCLLKMAYDWGLAELQSKAVNILRSFLAGDSSFQSQSSFCQHAVSVGDKALQDVCLRYLAWNCEELIQSPAWIELPLHLVKTLLSRSDLVVRNETIVLHGVKKWAAARENATIPGALLKLVRFPMMSAEDLYELDGSQFPDGKLQGFQFNALPVSRLLADLTAEQTIYTPRIYTAKPWSFTFSIQEIRAYKHSGLYITVGQSTSSLTSDFKTPVHTSTYFSFLSIRWKARVFISDEDCTRESVTCSSLPAVSLKIQERQNDLLGEMEARIRYRNKLVLMCEGRYVSHVDDFNSVDSDEPVFVPDTAEQIYPCPSKVFTYQVVVTPQYSAD; this is translated from the exons ATGGACGATGTAGGCTGCAGTGGAACGGAGATAGCCCTGCTCCAGTGTACCTTTCCTGGATGGGGAGTCCATAACTGTGGCCATTCTGAAGACGCAGGCGTTAGGTGTGAAATCT GGTCAGAGGCATACGCAAGAGATGTCAGCAACGAGTATGTTCTGGACCACAATGCGTCCCTCTCTGATCAGCTGGGAGAGCTGTTTGACAGCGGACACGACTGTGACCTGGACATACAAGTGAGGGAGGACAGCAGCACTGTGGAGACCATCTGTGCTCACAGGATCATACTGTCTCTGAACCCAGATCTCAAAGCTTCACGGCCAGACTTCCACAGCCTCAGCATAGACGTCACACCTGACTGCACTCAACATGCCAGCACATTCATCAG ATACTTCTACACAAGAAGAATGAAGATCACACGTCCCTCAGCCTATTGCCTTCTGAAGATGGCTTATGACTGGGGCCTGGCAGAACTTCAGAGCAAGGCTGTGAATATTCTCAGATCATTTCTGGCGGGCGATTCTTCTTTCCAGAGCCAGAGCTCCTTCTGCCAGCATGCGGTGAGTGTCGGTGACAAGGCTCTGCAAGACGTTTGCCTTCGCTACCTGGCGTGGAACTGCGAGGAGCTGATCCAGTCCCCAGCCTGGATCGAACTTCCACTCCACCTCGTCAAAACTCTTCTGTCCCGCTCGGACCTCGTGGTGCGCAACGAAACCATCGTCTTGCACGGGGTGAAGAAATGGGCAGCGGCTCGGGAGAATGCCACCATCCCCGGGGCTCTTCTCAAGCTCGTCCGCTTCCCAATGATGTCAGCTGAGGACTTGTACGAACTGGATGGTTCGCAGTTCCCTGACGGCAAGTTGCAGGGCTTTCAGTTCAACGCTCTGCCCGTGAGCAGGCTGCTCGCTGATCTGACGGCGGAGCAAACCATCTACACACCCCGGATTTACACCGCCAAACCGTGGAGCTTCACCTTCAGCATCCAGGAGATCAGAGCTTACAAGCATTCTGGTCTCTATATTACTGTGGGCCAGAGCACCAGCAGCCTGACATCCGATTTCAAGACTCCTGTTCACACCAGTACctacttttcttttctcagcatACGCTGGAAAGCGAGGGTATTTATCAGTGACGAAGACTGCACAAGAGAAAGCGTCACCTGCTCCTCTTTGCCAGCAGTTAGTTTAAAGATTCAAGAAAGGCAGAATGATTTACTCGGTGAAATGGAGGCGCGTATTCGTTACAGGAATAAGCTCGTTCTCATGTGCGAAGGGAGGTACGTGTCTCATGTGGATGACTTTAACTCTGTGGACAGCGACGAACCTGTATTTGTCCCCGACACTGCAGAGCAAATCTACCCTTGCCCCTCAAAGGTGTTCACCTACCAGGTGGTGGTGACGCCTCAGTACTCAGCTGATTAG
- the mpnd gene encoding MPN domain-containing protein — protein MESEPPSSPQVVEDGGEEDEEELSGGEEADFRASSGRGSLLTRRGITLRVLLKDGLVEPGDGVLAIHYLGKNFVGDLLNDGKIRWVETGQIFNSPSAWATHCKRLVNPAKKSGCGWASVRYRGQKLAQYKTTWLHKYQPSADISLVSEEDDDEDDEEGKTAVQADEKNKNSKPGLHDVMVSRRTDRERIPVRYCSLGTRDAARDPHTLVELSAFSAINRFQPFNVAVSSNVLLLMDFHCHLTTSEVVGYLGGRWDTNTQLLTVLRAFPCRTRLADRDSASAVEEEICQNLFMRGLSLVGWYHSHPRGPALPSLQDIDSQMDHQLRLQGSNNGFQPCLGIICGPYYHGNQGVASTITPFWVVPPPEQRPNDYGIPVAVEVTYVQDNFLTSDVLNEMMLLVDYYRAAPDLVQFNQYWCPDTTMMDKIKGSLSCHAPKDQAYSQILEHVYSQLSSMH, from the exons ATGG AATCCGAACCACCGAGCTCCCCTCAGGTGGTGGAGGATGGAggcgaggaggacgaggaggagctGAGCGGAGGAGAGGAGGCCGACTTTCGGGCCAGTTCGGGCCGGGGCTCCCTGCTGACCCGGAGGGGCATCACCCTGAGAGTGCTGCTGAAAGATGGCCTGGTGGAGCCGGGGGACGGCGTGCTGGCCATCCACTACCTG GGCAAGAACTTTGTCGGTGACCTGTTGAATGATGGGAAAATCCGATGGGTGGAGACGGGGCAGATCTTTAACTCGCCCAGCGCCTGGGCGACGCACTGCAAGCGCCTGGTCAACCCGGCGAAGAAGTCCGGCTGCGGCTGGGCGTCCGTGCGCTACCGGGGCCAGAAGCTGGCCCAGTACAAGACCACCTGGCTGCACAAGTACCAGCCCAGCGCAGACATT AGTCTGGTGAGTGAGGAGGACGACGATGAGGATGACGAGGAAGGAAAGACAGCTGTGCAGGCGGACGAGAAGAACAAGAACAGCAAGCCTGGATTACACG ATGTCATGGTTTCACGCCGGACTGACAGAGAGAGGATCCCCGTCAGGTACTGCTCCTTGGGCACCAGAGACGCTGCCAG AGATCCGCACACATTAGTGGAGCTGTCGGCGTTCTCGGCCATCAACAGATTCCAGCCGTTCAACGTGGCCGTCTCCAGTAATGTTCTGCTGCTAATG GACTTCCATTGTCACCTCACCACCAGCGAGGTGGTGGGATACCTCGGAGGACGATGGGACACCAATACACAGT TGCTGACAGTCTTGCGGGCTTTCCCCTGCCGGACCCGGCTGGCTGACAGAGACTCGGCCTCTGCTGTTGAAGAGGAA ATCTGCCAGAACCTGTTCATGCGCGGGCTGTCGTTGGTGGGCTGGTACCACAGTCACCCACGGGGCCCGGCCCTGCCCTCGCTGCAGGACATCGACTCCCAGATGGACCATCAGCTGAGGCTGCAGGGCTCAAACAACGGCTTCCAGCCCTGCCTGGGCATCATCTGTG GTCCCTATTACCATGGAAACCAAGGTGTGGCATCTACAATAACTCCGTTCTGGGTCGTGCCACCACCCGAG CAACGACCTAATGACTACGGGATCCCCGTGGCTGTGGAGGTCACCTACGTGCAGGACAACTTTCTTACCAGCGACGTTCTTAATGAGATG ATGCTGCTGGTTGATTACTACAGAGCCGCTCCCGACCTCGTCCAGTTCAACCAGTACTGGTGTCCTGATACCACCATGATGGACAAGATTAAG GGCTCCCTGAGTTGCCACGCCCCCAAAGACCAGGCTTACTCGCAGATCTTGGAGCACGTCTACAGCCAGCTGAGCAGCATGCACTGA
- the sh3gl1b gene encoding SH3-domain GRB2-like 1b isoform X2: MSVAGLKKQFYKASQMVSEKVGGAEGTKLDDDFRDLERKVDVTSKAVVEVISKTSEYLQPNPASRAKLSMLNTMSKIRGQVKNPGYPQAEGLLGECMAKYGRELGEDTNFGAALVDVGDAMKRLAEVKDSLDIDVKQNFIDPLQGLYDKDLREIQHHLKKLEGRRLDYDYKKKRQGKIPDEEVRQALEKFHESKEVAETSMYNLLETDIEQVSQLSSLVESQLQYHREAVQVLEELSDKLRDRMNEAQSRPRREYTPKPKPIFDYGDNNHSNGGYSTSMAPPPSRNTAPEQPSCKALYDFEPENEGELGFHEGDIITLTNQIDENWYEGMLNGQSGFFPLNYVEVLVPLPH, from the exons ATGTCTGTGGCGGGTTTGAAAAAGCAATTTTACAAGGCCAGTCAG ATGGTGAGTGAGAAAGTCGGTGGAGCAGAAGGGACCAAACTAGACGATGACTTCAGAGACTTGGAGCGG AAAGTTGATGTGACCAGTAAAGCTGTAGTGGAGGTGATCTCCAAAACCTCAGAGTACCTCCAACCCAACCCTG CATCCCGGGCCAAACTGTCCATGTTAAACACCATGTCTAAGATCCGCGGTCAGGTGAAGAACCCGGGCTATCCTCAAGCCGAGGGGCTGCTGGGAGAGTGCATGGCCAAGTACGGACGGGAGCTCGGAGAGGACACTAACTTCG GCGCAGCCCTCGTAGACGTTGGAGATGCCATGAAGAGATTAGCAGAAGTGAAAGACTCTTTAGACATCGACGTAAAACAGAACTTCATCGATCCACTGCAAGGGCTGTATGACAAGGACCTCAGAGAGATACAA CACCATCTGAAGAAGCTTGAAGGCCGCCGACTCGATTACGACTACAAGAAGAAGCGTCAGGGCAAGATCCCAGACGAGGAAGTTCGACAGGCCCTGGAGAAGTTTCACGAGTCAAAGGAAGTGGCTGAGACCAGCATGTACAACCTGCTGGAGACTGAC atagAGCAGGTGAGCCAGCTCTCGTCCCTGGTGGAGTCCCAGCTGCAGTACCACAGGGAAGCTGTCCAAGTGCTGGAGGAGCTTTCTGACAAACTGCGCGACAG gatgaATGAAGCTCAGTCTCGACCAAGACGAGAGTACACACCTAAACCCAAACCCATCTTTGACTATGGAGACAACAACCATTCGAATGGCGGCTACTCGACCTCCATGGCCCCTCCTCCATCACGCAACACAG CTCCAGAGCAGCCGAGCTGCAAGGCGCTGTACGACTTTGAGCCAGAGAATGAGGGGGAGCTGGGCTTCCACGAGGGCGACATCATCACCCTGACCAATCAGATCGATGAAAACTGGTATGAGGGCATGCTGAACGGCCAGTCTGGATTCTTCCCTCTCAACTACGTCGAAGTCCTTGTTCCACTGCCACACTAA
- the rorca gene encoding RAR-related orphan receptor C a, translating into MRAQIEVIPCKICGDKSSGIHYGVITCEGCKGFFRRSQQNNARYSCSRQRNCLIDRTNRNRCQHCRLQKCVALGMSRDAVKFGRMSKKQRDSLYAEVQKHQQSLECAGAGAREDNSNMADHNCAYRRGSSAALSDLDDITTLPEGLLFDLPLTPEDAGGEYCNLDMLGGSAGSSSSSQSSPEQSSLDFADGNNSIKHEYQLLHDSGLFSHAIVNPVPESCSLLEIEHIIQSVVKSHIETSQYSTEDLKRLAWSLYSPEETRSHQTKSAEVMWQQCAIHITNAIQYIVEFAKRISGFMDLCQNDQIILLKAGCMDVLLIRMCRAFNPINNTLLFDGKFASPQLFKALGCDDLVSAVFDFAKNLSRIQMSEEEMALFSAAVLLSPDRQWLTDVQKIRKLQDKVYMGLQRCLQKEGVSDEKLAKMVSKLPAMRSICNLHIDKLEFFRLVHPETAFTFPPLYREVFGSEITFPDSTEG; encoded by the exons ctcAAATAGAAGTGATTCCTTGTAAAATCTGTGGGGATAAATCATCAGGCATTCACTACGGTGTCATCACCTGTGAAGGCTGCAAG GGTTTCTTTCGGCGCAGCCAGCAAAACAACGCCAGGTACTCTTGCTCACGACAGAGGAACTGCCTAATTGACCGGACCAACCGTAATCGCTGTCAGCACTGCAGGCTGCAGAAATGTGTCGCTCTCGGCATGAGCCGTGATG CTGTGAAGTTTGGTCGCATGTCCAAAAAGCAGCGTGACAGCCTGTACGCAGAGGTCCAGAAACACCAGCAGTCCCTGGAGTGCGCCGGAGCCGGTGCCCGCGAGGACAACAGCAACATGGCCGACCACAACTGCGCGTACAGGAGAGGCTCCAGCGCCGCCCTCAGTGACCTGGACGACATCACAACGCTGCCAGAAGGGCTGCTTTTTGATCTGCCGCTGACCCCGGAAGATGCCGGTGGAGAGTACTGTAACCTGGACATGCTGGGCGGAAGCGCGGGCAGCAGCTCGTCCTCTCAAAGCTCGCCAGAGCAGAGCAGCTTGGACTTTGCTGATGGCAACAACAGCATCAAACATGAGTACCAATTGTTGCACGATTCTGGACTCTTCTCACATGCAATCGTCAACCCAGTGCCAGAGAGCTGCTCCCTACTGGAGATAG AGCATATAATTCAGAGTGTGGTAAAGTCCCACATTGAGACAAGCCAGTACAGCACAGAGGACCTGAAGAGACTGGCGTGGAGTTTGTACAGTCCAGAAGAAACACGCTCGCACCAGACCAAG TCAGCTGAGGTGATGTGGCAGCAGTGTGCCATTCACATCACCAACGCAATCCAGTACATAGTGGAGTTTGCGAAGCGCATCTCTGGCTTCATGGACCTCTGTCAGAATGATCAGATTATCCTCCTCAAAGCAG GCTGCATGGATGTTCTTCTGATCCGTATGTGCCGGGCCTTTAACCCCATCAATAACACGTTGCTCTTCGATGGAAAGTTTGCCTCTCCTCAACTTTTTAAAGCTCTGG GCTGCGATGACCTTGTGAGTGCAGTGTTCGACTTTGCCAAGAATCTGAGCCGCATCCAGATGTCGGAAGAGGAGATGGCTCTCTTCAGTGCTGCTGTGCTGTTGTCACCAG ACCGACAATGGCTGACGGACGTCCAGAAAATCCGGAAGTTGCAGGACAAAGTTTATATGGGTCTGCAGCGCTGTCTGCAAAAAGAGGGGGTGTCAGACGAGAAGCTAGCCAAG ATGGTGTCCAAGCTTCCTGCAATGAGGTCCATTTGCAACCTTCACATTGACAAACTGGAGTTTTTCCGCCTGGTCCACCCGGAGACGGCGTTCACGTTCCCTCCTTTGTACCGAGAGGTTTTCGGCAGTGAAATCACCTTCCCGGACTCCACAGAGGGCTAG
- the sh3gl1b gene encoding SH3-domain GRB2-like 1b isoform X1, with the protein MSVAGLKKQFYKASQMVSEKVGGAEGTKLDDDFRDLERKVDVTSKAVVEVISKTSEYLQPNPASRAKLSMLNTMSKIRGQVKNPGYPQAEGLLGECMAKYGRELGEDTNFGAALVDVGDAMKRLAEVKDSLDIDVKQNFIDPLQGLYDKDLREIQHHLKKLEGRRLDYDYKKKRQGKIPDEEVRQALEKFHESKEVAETSMYNLLETDIEQVSQLSSLVESQLQYHREAVQVLEELSDKLRDRMNEAQSRPRREYTPKPKPIFDYGDNNHSNGGYSTSMAPPPSRNTADRPFLFATLSFRKPGLSPEQPSCKALYDFEPENEGELGFHEGDIITLTNQIDENWYEGMLNGQSGFFPLNYVEVLVPLPH; encoded by the exons ATGTCTGTGGCGGGTTTGAAAAAGCAATTTTACAAGGCCAGTCAG ATGGTGAGTGAGAAAGTCGGTGGAGCAGAAGGGACCAAACTAGACGATGACTTCAGAGACTTGGAGCGG AAAGTTGATGTGACCAGTAAAGCTGTAGTGGAGGTGATCTCCAAAACCTCAGAGTACCTCCAACCCAACCCTG CATCCCGGGCCAAACTGTCCATGTTAAACACCATGTCTAAGATCCGCGGTCAGGTGAAGAACCCGGGCTATCCTCAAGCCGAGGGGCTGCTGGGAGAGTGCATGGCCAAGTACGGACGGGAGCTCGGAGAGGACACTAACTTCG GCGCAGCCCTCGTAGACGTTGGAGATGCCATGAAGAGATTAGCAGAAGTGAAAGACTCTTTAGACATCGACGTAAAACAGAACTTCATCGATCCACTGCAAGGGCTGTATGACAAGGACCTCAGAGAGATACAA CACCATCTGAAGAAGCTTGAAGGCCGCCGACTCGATTACGACTACAAGAAGAAGCGTCAGGGCAAGATCCCAGACGAGGAAGTTCGACAGGCCCTGGAGAAGTTTCACGAGTCAAAGGAAGTGGCTGAGACCAGCATGTACAACCTGCTGGAGACTGAC atagAGCAGGTGAGCCAGCTCTCGTCCCTGGTGGAGTCCCAGCTGCAGTACCACAGGGAAGCTGTCCAAGTGCTGGAGGAGCTTTCTGACAAACTGCGCGACAG gatgaATGAAGCTCAGTCTCGACCAAGACGAGAGTACACACCTAAACCCAAACCCATCTTTGACTATGGAGACAACAACCATTCGAATGGCGGCTACTCGACCTCCATGGCCCCTCCTCCATCACGCAACACAG CAGATCGGCCGTTTCTCTTTGCTACATTGTCCTTTCGGAAACCAGGATTGT CTCCAGAGCAGCCGAGCTGCAAGGCGCTGTACGACTTTGAGCCAGAGAATGAGGGGGAGCTGGGCTTCCACGAGGGCGACATCATCACCCTGACCAATCAGATCGATGAAAACTGGTATGAGGGCATGCTGAACGGCCAGTCTGGATTCTTCCCTCTCAACTACGTCGAAGTCCTTGTTCCACTGCCACACTAA